In the genome of Paraburkholderia caribensis, the window CAGTAGCCGTCACGCCGGCCGTGTCGCCCTTGCAGGCAGGATGGCGACACTGCATCAGGGCAGTCCCGTATCCGGCGTGAAGCGTCGTGCGTACTCTCTCGGACTCACCCCCATCCGCCGCGTGAAAGCCTTTCTCAGCACCTCGCCGCTGCCGTAGCCGCACCGGCGCGCTATCTCTTCTATCGATCGCTCACCGAGTTCGAGCGCCCGCCGAATGGCTTCGAGCCGCATATCTTCGACGTACTTCGCGGGCGTCGTCTTCAATTCACGCTGGAACATGCGGATGAGGGTTCTCACGCTCGTCGATGCCCGGTCCGCCAGCATGTCGGTCGTGAGGTCCGTGTGCAGATGCTCACTGATCCACAGGCACAGATCGTCGATGCTCGAGCCCGATACGCGCTGCGATTGAAGGGCGACGCTAAACTGCGCCTGCCCGCCGGGACGCCGCAGAAACAGCACCAGGTTTCTGGCGATCTCCAACGCCGCGTCATTGCCCAGGTCCTCACCGACCAGAGCCAGTGCGAGATCGATTCCCGCCGATACTCCCGCCGACGTGTACAGGTTGCCGTCCTTGACCCAGATCGGATCGGGGTCGACCTGCACGTCCGGATAACGCTCGGCAAGGTGCTGCGTCCTCCGCCAATGCGTCGTCGCCCTGCGACCGTCCAGCAGCCCCGCTTCCGCCAGCGCAAATGCGCCGACGCAAATCGAGCACACGCGACGCGCACTGCCCGCACGCTTGCGGATCCAGCCTATGGCTGTCTTGTCGAAGCGATCGACCGAATTAAAGCCGGTCGTCACGATCAATGTGTCGATTGGCCGGTTTGCGCGACGCTCTGTTTCGAGCGTCCGGTGGCCCTTGAGTCCGATACCTGTTTCGCTTGCCAGATGAACATCGGGACCCGCGCAAACCAGTTCCAGTAGATACGGAGCCGGCCCGCCTGCGTGCAACTGGTTTGCTGATGCGAACACTTCGGCAGGACCGATTACGTCGAGCGCGTCGACAGGCGGCAAACCGAGTATCACAACGCGCCTTTGCGTCGAACCCGACAGCGGACGGGATGCTTTCTTCATCTGCAGGTCCTGTGAGAACACGTCGCATCCATTTTGGCACGAATCGTCCAAAAACAGTCATGTACGACACATGACACGTTTATACACTCGATGGCCAAACTCGACATTGGCGGAGGCCACATGAGCACCATCGTTACCATCGGAGGAATCAGCCCGCCCGATTCCAGCTTCACCCGTCAGGCAAGCTCGCTCGTCGAACGCGTTCACTCGGGCGCGCTGCTGAACCATGTGCACCGAACGTGGTGGTTCGCCGAATTCCTCGGTAGAACCCGCGGTTTGAAATACGACCGTGAAGCCGTCTACCTTGCATCCCTGCTTCACGATCTTGGCCTCACAAGCGCATTCGCCGCCGATCAGCGCTTCGAGGTCGACAGCGCCGAAGCCGCCAGCCTGTTCCTGACGTCGAACGGCTACCCGGAACAAAAGGCCGAACTCGTGTGGGACGCGATCGCGCTGCATTCCAGCGCAGGCATCGCCGAGCGCAAGCAGCCGGAAATCGCCCTGGTCTACATGGGCGCTCATGTGGACGTCTTCGGACTGCGGCTGGATGAAATCACGCCGTCGTTCGTCGACGATGTGCTGACGCTGTAGCCGCGCGCCGGCTTCAAGGCGGCCTTTGCCGAAGCGCTGGCGGAGGTTGTCAGGAAGAAGCCCCACACGGCGCCCGGTACGGGCCTGGTCGATATCGGGCGTCGGCACGTACATGGTTTCGACTGCGCGAACGTCTGCGACCTGATCGATCACGCGCCGTTCGAAAGCTGAAACGCAGTGTTGCAGCAAAGATTCGTTGACTCTTATTTAGATGATGACTATCATCCAAATCATCGAATCGCGGAGTGCAGCAAATCATGCGGAAGTCCAGAGAAGAATCGGCTGACACACGTCGGCGGATCGTCGAAGTCGCCAGCCGGAAATTCAGAACCGACGGCATTCAGGCAACCGGACTTGCCGCCCTGATGTCCGAGGCGGGACTGTCGCATGGCGGGTTTTACCGGCATTTCGAATCGAAAGATGAACTGGTCGCCCAAGCCTGCGAATCGGGACTGGCGGCGATCATCGGAAAACTCGAAGCAGCGGCGAGCGGATGCGAAGGCAAGGCAGGTTTCAAAGCCATCGTTGACGCGTATGTGTCGTCGTCGCATCGGGACGCGCCCGCGGACGGCTGTCCTCTCGCCGCGATGGGCAGCGAGCTGGCGCGTGCGGACGAACAGACTCGCGCGGTCGCGTCGCGCGGATTTGCCGATCTCGTCGAGGTCCTGGCAAAACGAAGCGGA includes:
- a CDS encoding GlxA family transcriptional regulator, with translation MKKASRPLSGSTQRRVVILGLPPVDALDVIGPAEVFASANQLHAGGPAPYLLELVCAGPDVHLASETGIGLKGHRTLETERRANRPIDTLIVTTGFNSVDRFDKTAIGWIRKRAGSARRVCSICVGAFALAEAGLLDGRRATTHWRRTQHLAERYPDVQVDPDPIWVKDGNLYTSAGVSAGIDLALALVGEDLGNDAALEIARNLVLFLRRPGGQAQFSVALQSQRVSGSSIDDLCLWISEHLHTDLTTDMLADRASTSVRTLIRMFQRELKTTPAKYVEDMRLEAIRRALELGERSIEEIARRCGYGSGEVLRKAFTRRMGVSPREYARRFTPDTGLP
- a CDS encoding HD domain-containing protein, with the protein product MAKLDIGGGHMSTIVTIGGISPPDSSFTRQASSLVERVHSGALLNHVHRTWWFAEFLGRTRGLKYDREAVYLASLLHDLGLTSAFAADQRFEVDSAEAASLFLTSNGYPEQKAELVWDAIALHSSAGIAERKQPEIALVYMGAHVDVFGLRLDEITPSFVDDVLTL
- a CDS encoding TetR/AcrR family transcriptional regulator codes for the protein MRKSREESADTRRRIVEVASRKFRTDGIQATGLAALMSEAGLSHGGFYRHFESKDELVAQACESGLAAIIGKLEAAASGCEGKAGFKAIVDAYVSSSHRDAPADGCPLAAMGSELARADEQTRAVASRGFADLVEVLAKRSGRRRREAARSEAVFALSAMIGAITMARITDDPDAAAAILQDVRQHLEAM